A stretch of Ursus arctos isolate Adak ecotype North America unplaced genomic scaffold, UrsArc2.0 scaffold_4, whole genome shotgun sequence DNA encodes these proteins:
- the NRIP1 gene encoding nuclear receptor-interacting protein 1, with amino-acid sequence MTHGEELGSDVHQDSIVLTYLEGLLMHQAAEGSGTAVDKKSAGHNEEDQNFTISGNAFPTCQSNGPVLNTHSYQGSGMLHLKKARLLQSSEDWNAAKRKRLSDSIVNLNVKQEALLAGMVDNVPKGKQDSTLLASLLQSFSSRLQTVALSQQIRQSLKEQGYALGHDSLKVEKDLRCYGVASSHLKTLLKKSKAKDQKPDTNLPDVTKNLIRDRFVESPHHVGQSGAKVMSEPLSCAARLQAVASMVEKRASPATSPKPSVACSQLALLLSSEAHLQQYSREHALKTQNANQVASERLAAMARLQENGQKDVGSFQLSKGMSSHLNGQARTSSSKLMASKNTNFQNPMGVVPSSPKNAGCKNSLERNNIKQAANNSLLLHLLKSQTIPKPMNGHNHSERGSIFEDSSTPTTIDEYSDNNPSFTDDSSGDEGSYSNCVPIDLSCKHRIEKPEPDQPVSLDNLTQSLLNTWDPKVPTVDIKEDQDTSKSSKLNSHQKVTLLQLLLGHKNEENIERNNSPQEVHSDVTKFSTQSYTRTSVIESPSTNRTTPVSTPPLPGCTKAESPINLSQHSLVIKWNSPPYACGAQSEKPANSASSHLMDLTKSKESQGEKPVQNEGAQSSATFSASKLLQNLAQCGMQSSASGEEQRPSKQLLSVNTDRPVGVVDRLNSPLLSSKTNAVEENKAFSSQATGPESGLSGSEIENLLERRTVLQLLLGNPNKGKSEKKEKISLRDESTQEHSDRALSEQILMVKIKSEPCDDLHIHHSDAHLSHDAKGAPFLGMAPPVQRSAAALPVSEDFKSEPVSPQDFSFSKNGLLSRLLRQNQESYLADDLDNSHRNSELTILESKNLCMVPKKRKLYTEPLENPFKKMKNNLVDAANSHSAPEGLYGSLLNQQELKFSKNDLEFKYPASHGAASESEHRSWARESKSFNVLKQLLLSENCVRDLSQHRSSSVVESKKKGHRNNVTNSKPEFRISSLNGLMYSSTQPGGCMENRTFPYPGVVKAPMSPPFAEHLGCAGSRPEPGLLNGCSVTSEKGPIKWVITDADKNECEKDCPRLTKTNPILYYMLQKGGSAVTSRETQDKDMWREPSSAESVSQVTIKEELLPAAETKASFFNLRSPYNSHMGSNASRPHSANGEVYGLLGNVLTIKKESE; translated from the coding sequence ATGACTCATGGAGAAGAGCTTGGCTCTGATGTGCACCAGGATTCTATTGTTTTAACTTACCTAGAAGGATTACTAATGCATCAGGCAGCAGAGGGATCAGGTACTGCCGTTGACAAAAAGTCTGCTGGGCATAATGAAGAAGATCAGAACTTTACCATTTCTGGCAACGCATTTCCCACCTGTCAAAGTAATGGTCCAGTTCTCAATACACATTCATATCAGGGATCTGGCATGCTGCATCTCAAAAAAGCCAGACTCTTGCAGTCTTCTGAGGACTGGAATGCCGCGAAGCGGAAGAGGCTGTCTGATTCCATCGTAAATTTGAACGTGAAGCAGGAAGCTTTGCTAGCTGGCATGGTTGACAATGTGCCTAAAGGCAAACAGGATAGCACATTACTGGCCTCTTTGCTGCAGTCATTCAGCTCTAGGCTGCAGACCGTTGCTCTGTCGCAACAAATTAGGCAGAGCCTCAAGGAGCAAGGATACGCACTCGGTCATGATTCTTTAAAAGTGGAGAAAGATTTAAGGTGCTACGGTGTTGCATCAAGTCACTTAAAAACTTTGTTGAAGAAAAGTAAAGCTAAAGATCAAAAGCCTGATACCAATCTTCCTGATGTAACTAAAAACCTCATCAGAGACAGGTTCGTAGAGTCACCCCATCATGTCGGACAAAGTGGAGCAAAGGTCATGAGTGAACCCTTGTCATGTGCTGCCAGATTACAGGCCGTTGCAAGCATGGTGGAAAAAAGGGCGAGTCCAGCCACTTCACCCAAACCTAGTGTTGCTTGTAGCCAGTTAGCGTTACTCCTTTCGAGTGAAGCCCATTTGCAGCAGTATTCTCGAGAACatgctttaaaaacacaaaatgcaaATCAAGTGGCAAGTGAAAGACTTGCTGCCATGGCCAGATTACAGGAAAATGGCCAGAAGGATGTTGGCAGTTTCCAGCTCTCGAAAGGAATGTCAAGCCATCTCAATGGTCAGGCGAGAACATCGTCAAGCAAACTGATGGCAAGCAAAAACACCAACTTTCAAAATCCAATGGGTGTTGTTCCTTCTTCCCCCAAAAATGCAGGCTGTAAGAACTCACTGGAAAGAAACAATATCAAACAAGCTGCTAATAATAGTTTGCTTTTACATCTTCTTAAAAGCCAGACCATACCAAAGCCAATGAATGGACATAATCATAGTGAGAGAGGAAGCATTTTTGAGGACAGTAGCACGCCCACAACTATCGATGAGTACTCAGATAACAATCCTAGTTTTACAGATGATAGCAGTGGCGATGAAGGTTCTTATTCCAACTGTGTCCCCATAGACTTGTCTTGCAAGCATCGAATTGAGAAACCGGAACCTGACCAGCCTGTTTCTCTCGATAATTTAACTCAGTCCTTGCTGAACACCTGGGATCCCAAAGTCCCCACCGTAGATATCAAAGAAGATCAAGATACCTCAAAGAGTTCTAAGCTAAATTCACACCAGAAAGTAACGCTTCTTCAATTGCTACTTGGCcataagaatgaagaaaatatagaaagaaacaaCAGTCCTCAGGAAGTACACAGCGATGTGACCAAGTTCAGTACCCAGAGTTACACGAGGACCTCTGTAATAGAAAGCCCCAGTACGAACAGGACTACCCCAGTGAGCACTCCTCCATTACCCGGATGCACAAAAGCAGAGTCTCCCATCAATCTTTCCCAGCACTCTCTGGTCATCAAATGGAATTCCCCACCATATGCCTGCGGCGCGCAGTCTGAAAAGCCAGCAAATTCTGCGTCTAGCCACTTGATGGACCTTACAAAGAGCAAAGAATCGCAAGGAGAGAAACCCGTCCAGAATGAAGGCGCACAAAGCTCTGCAACTTTCAGTGCCAGTAAACTGTTACAGAATTTAGCTCAGTGTGGAATGCAGTCCTCCGCctcaggagaggagcagagacctAGCAAACAGCTGCTGAGTGTAAACACAGATAGACCTGTCGGCGTGGTTGATAGATTAAATAGTCCGCTGCTCTCAAGTAAAACAAACGCAGTGGAGGAAAACAAGGCCTTCAGCAGCCAAGCAACAGGTCCCGAATCAGGACTTTCTGgttctgaaatagaaaatctgctTGAAAGGCGCACTGTCCTCCAGCTGCTCCTGGGAAACCCCAACAAAGGGAAgagtgaaaagaaagagaagatttcCTTAAGGGATGAAAGTACTCAGGAACATTCAGATAGAGCTTTAAGTGAACAAATActgatggtaaaaataaaatctgagccTTGCGATGACTTACATATTCACCATTCAGATGCGCACTTGAGCCATGATGCCAAGGGTGCCCCATTCTTAGGTATGGCGCCTCCCGTGCAGAGAAGCGCAGCTGCCTTACCAGTGTCCGAGGACTTTAAATCGGAGCCCGTTTCACCtcaggatttttctttctcaaagaacGGTCTGTTGAGTCGACTGCTCAGACAGAATCAAGAGAGTTACCTGGCGGATGATCTGGACAACAGTCACAGGAACAGTGAACTGACAATTCTAGAATCAAAGAACCTTTGCATGGTCCCTAAGAAAAGGAAGCTTTATACTGAGCCTTTAGAAAAcccatttaaaaagatgaaaaataacttaGTTGATGCTGCAAACAGTCACAGTGCTCCAGAAGGGCTGTATGGGTCCTTGCTTAACCAGCAAGAGCTGAAATTTAGCAAAAATGACCTTGAATTTAAATACCCTGCCAGTCATGGTGCAGCCAGCGAAAGTGAACATAGGAGTTGGGCCAGAGAGAGCAAAAGCTTCAATGTTCTGAAGCAGCTGCTTCTCTCGGAAAACTGCGTAAGAGACTTGTCCCAGCACAGGAGTAGCTCCGTCGTCGAGAgtaaaaagaaaggacacagaaatAACGTGACCAATAGCAAACCTGAATTcaggatttcttctttaaatggaCTGATGTACAGTTCTACTCAGCCTGGCGGTTGCATGGAGAACAGGACATTTCCATACCCAGGAGTAGTAAAAGCTCCCATGAGTCCTCCTTTTGCTGAGCACTTGGGCTGTGCAGGGTCTAGACCAGAACCTGGGCTTTTGAATGGGTGTTCTGTGACCAGTGAGAAGGGACCCATTAAGTGGGTTATCACAGATGCGGATAAGAACGAGTGTGAAAAAGACTGTCCGAGGCTGACCAAAACTAACCCGATACTGTATTACATGCTTCAGAAAGGAGGCAGTGCTGTTACCAGTCGGGAAACACAGGACAAGGACATGTGGAGGGAGCCCTCGTCTGCTGAAAGTGTCTCACAGGTTACAATCAAAGAAGAGTTACTTCCTGCTGCAGAAACTAAAGCTTCTTTCTTTAATCTAAGAAGCCCTTACAATAGCCATATGGGAAGTAACGCCTCTCGCCCGCACAGCGCAAATGGAGAAGTTTATGGACTTCTGGGAAACGTGctaaccataaaaaaagaatcagaataa